tagttggtCGCGTCTCTCTCCGTGTCACCGTGTGCGTCTCTTTCACGACATAAACAACTCTTGGATTtccttttcaaacacacaccgaCTTTAAACATGACAAATTTCACGAAGCCAGGCGGTTTTTCTCACTTCCACATGGTTTGTGTTTACTCACCTTTCTGAAGTGTGCAAGCGCGTTTCCTCCTCCTGTGCGTCTGTGCGTCAATCACTTCCTGGTATCTAAGGTAAAGGCGGCTCCACGTCAACAGCACGAGCTGGATGATGAACAACGTCACCAAGCAATACATGTTCAAActagatgttttttaaatatgaaatattattgaaatattgtgtttgtgtttgttggatATGCAGGTCTGCGTTACCTGTCACGCAAGGTGGATACAGACTCTCAGGTGTTTGTATCAGGTGGTTTTAGTAGTTGCATTATTAGGTCATTTTGACCTTATCAAttacacacatggacatgaatttttattcattttaaattttttttattatttttattcatttaatttgaaaagctattgtttgaattgtttaaTTGTTCATGTTAAACCCATGTTTTAcccattttgtttgtatttcagagTGTCCATTTATTGTCTATGAAGTCTGCACAATCAGAGGATAAAAATCCACTAAACTTTGTGGCTTACTAAGTGTTTATATTCAGTGTAAACAGCTACGAATGTTGCCAACAACTCTCTTGATTAATCATATCTCAAATGTTTTGAACCCTTAAACGAATGGTTGAGCTGGAGGACAGACTGTTTCATGAAAGATGGACAACTGAAAAAGTTTTATGGAGTTTGATGAGACGGCTACCAGTCTCATTTCTGCAATTAAAATAAGTCATTTGAGCATACTGAAGTGTCCAAAATCTCCATTATGTCTTGAATACTAGGTCATTGATTATCTTATCACAGcagagacaacaacacagatCTGTGTCAtctaaataacttttaaaaaacgtTTATTACATTCAGTCTGTGTTAATTCATCATCAGAGAGGAGCTGGTTCACATATACAGAGAAAACACCATATAAACCTTCAAATTTATTGTAATCAAATACGACACATTAGCACACAGTCTTAACATCTGACTCTATACATTACATTCTCTATACTCTCTTCACTATATTGTGTTGTACCATTTTCACACTCATTAGTCATTATTTGGCACATTACAGCCTCTTTCTGTAgttgaaaacatatttttaattatacatttctgttttatactTATGGTTCTTGACTCTTGCAGTATTAACTTTATTctgttccttctctctccttacAGAGTTTGTTATGTACCAAAATACTAAAGCAAATTCTTTGTATCAGAATCAGGGTCAGATTTATTGCTAAGTAGGTTTTCACTTAcgaggaatttgtcttggtgctATTGGTGcacaacaaacattaagtaaaaatataaaggaggTAAAAAATCatgtgttaaaaatataaaaaatagaaatattaaataaataatactatgcaatatatttaaattaaatatgtaaaaatcaAAAGTGCTGTACAgttatgtaataatatattgCAATAGTATATAATACTACAGTATACCGTACTATAATTTCTGAACTAACAGGTGCAACAGGAGAGTGAGGGCGATGTATAAATGTATCATGGATGTGCATATGATGTGTGTAGTTATGTGTGCTATATTTCACTGGTACTTAAACAAGGTACACACATAATGCACAGCGGTCGATGAAGGGGCCCCGACAGCAGATGAAGTCATGTGGATCCATGTGATAATTTCTCACACGTTGTAGCCTTCTAATATTACTCCCCAACCCCAACAACTCTTTATATAAAATTAAACACATCCACAGGATGTGTGAGGTGACATTTGTCATTACTTTTCAATTATTTAAGCCTTGACACAATTCAGTCCTCTGAAGAAGTCACTCACTGAGCCGTTCGTGGTggtaataaattaatttattgcattttcctgtttgtatcctaaataaatctgcaataaatatatcaagcATACAGCAAGCGTCAACCAGTCCTTAAAATCAGGCAATTGTAATTACATTCATGCTTCTCAGATGTTCAAAAGTTTCAATCATTGTCTTCaacatttacttatttaaaacGGGAGAATTCATTCTGTACATACCTAGAAGAGGtgctacactgtaaaacacgGTCGccttaaaatgtttaaacctGCTCTGTAGACGAAAGTCTAATGGCTAATatggctttttttaaacaaaagaaaatcattttgatgaagatgatgtgcatttaaataaaaacgaTGTCAACAACTGGAAGTGCTAAATGCACAGGAGAGTGAGGGAGGTGTCACAAAGTCGTGTATGAATGAATCATGAATGTGCAAAACCTTTAAGTATATATTTCTCTCACTTgttcttttactgttttaagTTTAGCTGATCCTGTTAGCCAAACATATTAAACAGACGACATATTAGATAATGATACTTTTCTTTTATATCGGTGTATCTCTATCTGTAAAGCTTTAGCCTCTTTGGTTAACCTTCTACAGCCCCGTTCCATCGCGatcagagggacagagagaggagcgcATGTAGCACCTAACTAACAATAGTAAGTTGGAACAAGAGACGAGCCTTTTAGTTAGTTGCAACTAAATTAACAGACCAGAAATTATGTTTCACAGATTGTCCACAAAGTGTGTGCACTGTATTATAGACAATTATTGCTGTTGCTCCCTCCACACTTGCTGTAACTGTAAAATCTGTCCGATGTGGATCTTCTGGTGTCTTTTCAGATTCTCCGCCCGACTGAAGTTCTTTCCGCACTGGATGCAGAAATACGGTTTCTCCCCCGTGTGGaccctcttgtgttttttcagatCTCCCGCCTGACTAAAACGCCTCCCGCACTGTACGCAGCCGTACGGCTTCTCCCCTGTGTGACAACGCTGGTGGATCCTCAAGTTGCCGACCCTGCTGAACGTCTTTCCGCATACGCCACACGAGTGCGAGTCTTCTCTCCTTAAGTGCTCCATCCTGATTTTTCTCCCGTCAAATGTCGCCCTGTTGTTTTTCGTAAATCCGTGCCTCCTCGGCATGGCATGATTCGAGTGGACAAAGACAAGTCCGCAAGGTTCGGCACTAACCTGTGGCCTGGGCATCTCAGCAGAGTTGCAGCTTAAATTCACACATCCGGGGTATTGTTCTTGAACAGGTGGTGGTTCTGATGTTGTGCAGTCTGTTGGTTCTGGCTCGCTTTTGATAACAGGCATGTTCACCTCAAGTGAGGTGCATGCATTATTGAATGAGACAGCACTGATGTCCCTGTTTGCACTGTGTGACGTGTGGACTGCTATCGTCTCTGCAAGAATGTGTGGCACCTGCTCTTGTTGTGCTTTGCAatgttctgctgtttgtgcCGAGCTGCAGTCAGCTTGTGCTTCACAGTTATCGTAGCTCTCCTGTTGTTTCGACTCCTGCTTCAAAACATGGTCCGGTTCGTGACTGCTTACTGGCTTTTGATCTGCGAGCGGGAGTTCGGAGTTTTGCCTCAAAGCGAAGTCAAAGTCCTGCTCTTGATTTTGCGTGTCTTCATGTTCTTCACGTAATGGACTATTTGTAGGTAATGCAGCTGTAACAATAAGACCAAAAAGCAATGTTCTTACTAAGTAATTCTTGAAAAACTCAGAAAATGACAAGAAAATCACACTCATCGCTCACCTATGCTCTCTCTGGTTACCCTGTCCTGAAGCTCCTGCAGTCTCCTCTTCAGACTCTCATTCTCCCTCTGCGTCCTGGCAGTTTTCTCCTGGTACTCCGACACCGTCTCCTTCACCACCTCCAGAACCTCCTGCACGGCCTCGGTCAGTAGCTTGGCCACGCGGGCGTTTAAGCGGTCAAGTTTAGACATCCTGAAATAAGACATCGCTCAGGGTTAAGAAACAAGTGTGGACTGCTTTCTgtgtcagactctgacagaaggggaacagtgtgtgtgtgtgtgcagatgttatTGCACAATAGGAAGTGTTtcacaaacaccacagaaaTAATCAAGATCTATGACCACTCATGAACAGATCACTGGCCACTTTGGAAGCTTGAGAACTTTTCTTAATAATACTGATAGGAAACTTTATGTTAAGCCCAGTTTGGCCTTTTACATACATAGTTTGATCTTCACTCATGATCCTGAGCGTTTGTTTACACCGTGTGGTGTTTCCATACTCCATGATCAGATAAAGCTACATTCAATATTACATGTTTTCTAATAGGTCACGGTTTATTTGACATTGATTTCAATGCAGACGTCTTTCAAacgtgtttttaaagctctcaGTGAGGCTGGCTAAACTAGCATGCAAAGAGCTGCTGTGTACCTGCAGGCTGAAGTTACCGGAGAGCTCACGTGGTCACATGCGGTCACGGCGCGAGCCAGACGTTTGCTGACGTAACGGGTGGAGAcatgtaaattaaaaacaaaaacaaaaactggaaacgacaataataataaaaaaaacaacaacattaaagtaCGGAACTTAACAACTCGCAACCTCCGGAACTAAAACGTCAGTCACGTTCGCTTCCGCTGtgagattttcaaaataaaagtttttaattgaatgcgtttttttttacttacaaaTTACTGTCCAAAATTAATGATTAGTTATTCTAAACTCTTACTTAAGTATTCTGTtacatcaaattaaatgttcatcgaaaacattttatttttgatatctCATTGTTAATACTGTtcatttgccatatttatactgtttatatcatttatatttgccatatttctttaagatatctttttttaaaacttgtatatgtttttatattttatagttcatgtatattgctgtttgcaccaggtATATGAGGGAAACACTGTTTCAGCTCTCTGAATGTCCTGTACGTATGGCAGCATtcacaataaagttgacttgacttgatctTACAGCTAGaaaaatgcaccaaaacaacTTGATCAaaactgtgtataaaaacatgttttattcgTGAGGCTGAGTCACAACAACAGGACAGAACAACTTATTTCAACGTTACCAATTGCAGATataaggacaaaataaaaataaatccaaaacatttaaatcaagtTAGATACTTGTAAGCATCCTAAAGTGCATACATAGCCATATTATGtacagaaacatacagaaatgctcatacaaaatgaacataatcatatcaaaatcaaatatttatatgcAACCTTAACTTATAAGAGTACGCAGGGGTTCTTGGTGGTGGTTGAATGATTAAGAAAGGCATGCACAGCCTCATCAAACACCTCATCCAGTCCATTCAAGCTGATTGAAGCACACTCAAGATATTTAACTGCCTTTATTTCCTTTGCCATCGCTGTGCCCTGCTGTTGGGTGACTGTGGTTTGATTCTGCTCTCTCAGTTTCTCCAGGACTTCCTGATCATCACGTAGGTCACTCTTAGTTCCCACGAGGATGATAGGCACATTAGGGCAATGGTGTTTAACCTCTAGTTGCCATTTGCGTTTGACATTCTCATATGATGTTGGGCTATCAATGGAGaagcagatgatgatgacagtcGCTTGGAAGTAGCTGAGGGTACGCAATTGGTCATACTCCTCACTACCAGCTGAATCCCAGATATTTAGGGTGACAGTCTGGTCGTCTACATGAACCTCGGCACTGTATGTCTCAAAGAAACATGGTATGTACTCCTTAGGAAAGATCTTGTGGATGTAGGTGTAGATTAGGTAGGTCTTTCCAACTTTACTGTCTCCGACAAGGACACACTTGACACTCTGCATTATGACACttctgaaacagaaacacaaaacttcATGATTAAGCATACCACATTGTTTTTGAACACTTTAATATCCGTCCCTATTTTATTCAAGATAATAAAATCTAACTTACTTCTCAAATCTGTTGTTTCACAGGCTTGCGGCAGTGTGTCCTGTAGCTTGCCTACTTTAGGTAGGAGGTTGAGTAGGAGGTCCTTTATGAAAGAATCATGTTACAAGCTTAAACATGTCACTTCTCGctgggaagggaagggaagtaGTCTCTGGAAATTTTGGAACTGCGAAATACCAAAGTGTTGAGAAAGTGTTGAGTTTTGTCATCCTCTCTGAGTAAGGTAATGCGATGAAGTGCTTCACTATATTTGACAAAGATAGGTGTGTAGTCAACTGTTCAAATATGGTGCAACGATTACCTCGACTAAACctccaaaactttaa
The nucleotide sequence above comes from Larimichthys crocea isolate SSNF chromosome XVI, L_crocea_2.0, whole genome shotgun sequence. Encoded proteins:
- the LOC109141110 gene encoding rho-related GTP-binding protein RhoG isoform X1; the protein is MLNHEVLCFCFRSVIMQSVKCVLVGDSKVGKTYLIYTYIHKIFPKEYIPCFFETYSAEVHVDDQTVTLNIWDSAGSEEYDQLRTLSYFQATVIIICFSIDSPTSYENVKRKWQLEVKHHCPNVPIILVGTKSDLRDDQEVLEKLREQNQTTVTQQQGTAMAKEIKAVKYLECASISLNGLDEVFDEAVHAFLNHSTTTKNPCVLL
- the LOC104926895 gene encoding zinc finger protein 568 translates to MLLFFLLLLSFPVFVFVFNLHVSTRYVSKRLARAVTACDHVSSPVTSACRMSKLDRLNARVAKLLTEAVQEVLEVVKETVSEYQEKTARTQRENESLKRRLQELQDRVTRESIAALPTNSPLREEHEDTQNQEQDFDFALRQNSELPLADQKPVSSHEPDHVLKQESKQQESYDNCEAQADCSSAQTAEHCKAQQEQVPHILAETIAVHTSHSANRDISAVSFNNACTSLEVNMPVIKSEPEPTDCTTSEPPPVQEQYPGCVNLSCNSAEMPRPQVSAEPCGLVFVHSNHAMPRRHGFTKNNRATFDGRKIRMEHLRREDSHSCGVCGKTFSRVGNLRIHQRCHTGEKPYGCVQCGRRFSQAGDLKKHKRVHTGEKPYFCIQCGKNFSRAENLKRHQKIHIGQILQLQQVWREQQQ
- the LOC109141110 gene encoding rho-related GTP-binding protein RhoG isoform X2, with translation MQSVKCVLVGDSKVGKTYLIYTYIHKIFPKEYIPCFFETYSAEVHVDDQTVTLNIWDSAGSEEYDQLRTLSYFQATVIIICFSIDSPTSYENVKRKWQLEVKHHCPNVPIILVGTKSDLRDDQEVLEKLREQNQTTVTQQQGTAMAKEIKAVKYLECASISLNGLDEVFDEAVHAFLNHSTTTKNPCVLL